The genomic region TGCAGGCGGCCGTCTTTCAATGCGTCGCCCAAGGCGGAATAGATCAATCGGTTGCGGTCGAGCAACGGCATGCCTGCGAATCCGCGGGACACAACCAGAAGATTGTAGTGATCGAGCGTCCCTGTGCGGTCGCCCGTCTCGACGACGGCATCCGGGAGGGCAGCTTTGATAAGCGTCTCGATTTGTTCGTGAGTTATCATCACTTATGCGCTTCGCCTAGGCGGCAGGGCAGTCTTGCCGATAATCCTATTGAAGATGGACTATACCAACATCTACGCGCTTACCGATAAGATCGGCGATGCGATAGCGGGCAACTTCTGGCTGTCGATAGCGCTCATGATGCTCGGCGGCGTGCTGAGCAGTTTGAGCCCATCGAGCGTCCCTCGTATGGTCGCGATCGTCAACTACTGCAGCCGGGAAGCGTTCACGCTTGGTCGTGGGGCCGCGCTCGCGGGCGCTTTCATGATGGGCATCTGCGTCGTATATTGCGGTGTCGGCGCGCTCGCCGGATCATTCGGCCAGCTGCTGAGCCTGACAGGTTTCCTTTATTACTTCACGGCCGCGCTCTGCCTCCTCATGGGTCTATCCATGATACGGCTCGTCGAAATCAAATGGAAGCTGCCGGAGTTGCCGATCATCGGACACGGACTCGTCGGAGCGTTTCTCCTCGGCTTCGGCTTTGCGTTTCTCATCGCGCCCGATGCGACACCGTTCATGATCGCCGCACTTGCCGTGACGACGTTCAAGGGCAAAGTGCTGCTCGGCGCGACGCTTATGTTCGCATTTGGTGTCGGGCACGGTATCCCGGTGATGTTCGCCGGCATGCTGGCGCCGTGGTATACGCACAATCCGAAGGTCAAGCGCTGGCAGCTTGCTTCCGAAATGGCGGCGGGTTACATCCTCGTCTTTCTCGCGATGTTCTTCACGGTGATCGCATGACCGAAGACGTGCGCCCGTATGTCATCCGAACGTACGATCGTTGGATCATCCTCGTGATCGTGCTCGTGGTCGGCTATATTCTGTTCCGGCCGATCTTCGCGTTCACGGCGTACTATCGCGGTCTTAGCTTCGAGCGCATGCTCAGCATTCCGCCGGCGATGCACTACTACCAGCGCTCGATCGACATCGATCCGAATATCCCGGATGGGTGGATCGGTCTTGGCACGCTGTACATGATGGATGGCCGTGTAGATAAGAGCGATCACGACCTTGCCGTGTCGACGTTCACGCGAGGCGCTGCGGCGAATCCTAAGAACGGCTTGTTGCCCTTCCTGCTCTGCCGCACGTACTACGAACAAGGTCATGACTTCAAAGACGCGCTCTCGGCATGCCTTGAGAGCGTAGGCCGCGATCCAAGCAACAAGTTCGCTTGGGACTACGCGGCGTGGTCGGCGATACAGACCGGAGATCCGAAAGATGCGATCCGCTATTGGACGCAAGCGCTCGCGATCGATCCGCGTTACTATAACGCGCGACTTGCGATCACCCGATTCCGGCCGCTGGCAAAAGGCATCTAACGCAATTCGGGCAAGCGTTGCTTGCCGTACGACGATACCCTATTACGACAGCCTAGTGATGGTCTTTTCGCTGCGCCGGCCGGCGTGCGCGCATTTCATCGATCAGTTCAACGATACCGGCCGCAGCGGCGGAAAGGAGCTTGACGCCTTTTTCGGCGCTCGCCTTTGTCGGGTCTCCCATGACGCCGCTTTGCGAGATCGCACTCCAGTGCTCCATCATCACGAGCGGACCGTCGCCGCCCACGAGGTCGGTCCAGTAGTTCTTCGTGGGTTCGTGCGATAGTTCGCGCACGGCCTTCGACATGTCGACAAGATCGGGCCGCAGCGCCAGATAGATCGATGTCTCAAATTCGCACGCATGATTCATGCCGCCGACCAGATCGGATTCGCGCAGCGCCTCGGCGACTTCGTGGACGCCGGGCGCGTTCCAATAATTGACGGCAGCGACAAGAGCGCCGGTCTCAACGACAGTGAGCCGCGCGACGATATCCACGAACGGCGTATTGCTGCCGTGACC from Candidatus Eremiobacteraceae bacterium harbors:
- a CDS encoding BolA/IbaG family iron-sulfur metabolism protein, whose product is MITHEQIETLIKAALPDAVVETGDRTGTLDHYNLLVVSRGFAGMPLLDRNRLIYSALGDALKDGRLHAVEIKTAVPESGS
- a CDS encoding tetratricopeptide repeat protein, with protein sequence MTEDVRPYVIRTYDRWIILVIVLVVGYILFRPIFAFTAYYRGLSFERMLSIPPAMHYYQRSIDIDPNIPDGWIGLGTLYMMDGRVDKSDHDLAVSTFTRGAAANPKNGLLPFLLCRTYYEQGHDFKDALSACLESVGRDPSNKFAWDYAAWSAIQTGDPKDAIRYWTQALAIDPRYYNARLAITRFRPLAKGI
- a CDS encoding creatininase family protein, which produces MTSYRYGELTWPQVKEAAEAGKVAVVPVATIEDHGLHLPIDTDVLLCSEACERAVKAAADRAVLVPPINHGYSPHHMDFPGALTIGADTFIKYCVDVCRSLAHHGFRRILIVNGHGSNTPFVDIVARLTVVETGALVAAVNYWNAPGVHEVAEALRESDLVGGMNHACEFETSIYLALRPDLVDMSKAVRELSHEPTKNYWTDLVGGDGPLVMMEHWSAISQSGVMGDPTKASAEKGVKLLSAAAAGIVELIDEMRARRPAQRKDHH
- a CDS encoding cytochrome c biogenesis protein CcdA, with amino-acid sequence MPIILLKMDYTNIYALTDKIGDAIAGNFWLSIALMMLGGVLSSLSPSSVPRMVAIVNYCSREAFTLGRGAALAGAFMMGICVVYCGVGALAGSFGQLLSLTGFLYYFTAALCLLMGLSMIRLVEIKWKLPELPIIGHGLVGAFLLGFGFAFLIAPDATPFMIAALAVTTFKGKVLLGATLMFAFGVGHGIPVMFAGMLAPWYTHNPKVKRWQLASEMAAGYILVFLAMFFTVIA